GAGGTGAGCGCAGGACACGGCCTGCGCGATACCCTGACGCGCCATCCGTTGTCGGCGACAGAGATCGATTGGTTCCTGCCGCACTATTCCTCACAATTCTTCCGCCAACCGTTGTACGACAAGTTGGCCGAGTGCGGCCTGGAAATCCCCTTCGAGCGCTGGTTTACCAATCTGCCCGAGGTAGGCAATGTCGGCTCCGCTTCGCCCTATCTCATGCTTGAGGCGCTATTCAACGGCGCGGGCCGCTTGCGCGCCGGACAGCGAGTACTTTGTTATGTGCCAGAAAGTGGTCGGTTTTCTTCGGCCTTCATGCACTTCACGGTGGTAGAGGCATGAAACGAGACGAGGTTCCGCAGTACCGCAACCGCGTGCTGGCTGGCGCGCGCAAGGCCGTTTACGCGGTGGATGAAAACGGTGAAATTGGTGCGGTGGCAAGCACTGGCTGGGAGGTGGAGGAGATAGTCACTACGCTTGCGCTGGACGATTTCCGCCTGCACGCCGATGAAGCTCTGGCACGCGCGCGTCGCGCAGAGACCTCGCCACTGGAATACCATATGTACGCGCAGCGCATGGACCTGCCGACACTGGCACAGAGCGTCGGTCTGCAGCGCTGGCGAGTGCGCCGGCACCTGCGCTCGCGCACATTCGCGCGGCTCTCGCCAGCGCTGCTGCGGCGCTATGCCGAGGCCTTGGGCATCAGCGTCGACGCTTTGCGTCGACTGCCGGGACAGTGAGCATGCAGGTCGAAGGTTACCAGCACCGCCACGCCGGCCACTGCGAAAGCGGCGTCATGTCTGCGCTGCTGAGCCACCAAGGGCTTGAGCTCAGCGAACCGTTGGCTTTCGGTTTGTCTTCTGCCTTGGTATTCGCGCATTTTCCGTTCGTCCGCGTGGGTGGCGTGCCGCTGACTTCGTACCGCATGCCACCCGGCCACATCATCAAAGGTCTGGAGCGCAGCCTGGGCGTACGCATTACCCGCCGCCGCTATCGTGATCCCGCGCGCGGCATGCGCGAACTCGACGAACTGCTCGATGCGGGGCGGCCCGTGGGCTTACAGACTTCGGTGTACTGGCTGCCCTATTTCCCGCCGGACATGCGGTTTCACTTTAACGCGCATAACCTCATCATCTTCGGCCGCGAGGGCGACGACTATCTGGTCAGCGATCCGGTGGTCGAACATCCGCAACGCATCGCGCGAGCCGACCTGGAGAAGGCGCGGTTTGTGCGCGGTCCGTTCGCCCCGCGCGGCCTGATTTATTTCCCGACCGACGTGCCGCAGTCGGTCGATCTGACGCATGCGGTACCCAGGGCGATCCGCCGCACGCTGAATATCAATACTCGCCTGCCCCTGCCAGTGGTCGGTTTGCCGGCGATCCGCCGCATGGCGAAAACCCTGCGCGAGATGCCGCGCCGCCATCCCGACCCGCGCTACCAACGCCTGTACGTGGGCAGTATCGTTCGCATGCAGGAGGAAATCGGCACCGGTGGTGGGGGGTTTCGCTTCATCCAGGGCGCATTTTTGCAGCAAGCCGGGCATGCCTTGGGCGACGAACGTTTGCATGCTGCGGCCGAGGCTATGATCGCGGCCGGCGATCAGTGGCGGCAGTTCGCGTTGAGAGGGGCGCGGCTCGTCAAGGCGAAGCAGCCGACGGCGCAGGGATTTGCGGAGCTGGCCGACGAGTTGCTTGCCTGTGCCGAGGTCGAGCGCAAGGCATTCGAGGCCTTGCGCTCGACGCTATAAGCTCACCCCGGCCTCAGTAGCCGGAGGCGTTCGGGTTCAGGTGCACTTCCTTCACGCGCATGCCCGAGGTGTACGCGCTGGTGTTGGAGAAGGTGACGCTGCCCTGACCCTTGTACTTGAATTGGGTGCGGTAATCGTCGTTGCCCTTGAAATGAAAGGGAATCCACGCCTTGCCTGTCTGGTAACTGTGTGAGGAGGTTGGCGGGCCGCACAGAGCTTCGACCTCCTGCATCGACATGCCGGGTTTTACCACGCTGATGGGTTTGTAGTTGCCGCGGGGCACCGGAGTTTGGGCTGTGCGCGGATTCTGTGCGGATTGGGCCGGGGTGATCGCGCCATTGGGGTATTGCTCGCCGGCCGGGCCGCCCAGATCGGATGCTCCGCGACCACAGTACTTGCGCAATTTGCCGTTGAGCTGACCGTTATCGGCGATGTTTTTCATCAGGGTGTAATAGCGTTTCTGACCGCTGATACCGAGCGCCTTACAGCCCCAGGATAGTGCATCGACGTAGGTGCGCCCTTGTTCGTGTTTGTGCTGCAGTATGATGCCCGCCAGCGTGTCCAGCACCGCAGGCGCGGCACCGCGCTGATGGTAGATGTTTTCCGCTGCGGAGCGGATTTGCACCGGGTTGCCGCTGCGCAAGAGTTGAATGTTGTATTCGGCGCCGGCCGACAGCGCCGCGGAAGCTGAGCCCAGCCAAACGGCGGCGAGAAGTCCGATAATGAACGTGAAAAATTTCATGCCTGAATTCCCCTGAGTGATTATTAGATATGTGACGATGGCGACATTAGCACACCGAACGCGGTTGTTTCATGCGTATTCACGATAAATTTCACGTACGGCTGATCTGTATAGCCTGCCAGCCGGCCGTGGTTTTGCCGAGCAGCGCGAAAGGCCGCTCCAGTCGCGTAAGAGCGGCGCACAGGGTCTGCATCTCGGCGCTTGCGTAATAGCCGTTCGCGGCCGTGGTCGGTGTCCAGATGGGATGGTCGCGCGGGGCGAGTGCGTGGACGAGTTCGCTGTCCTCGGGTGTCGCCGGGACGAGGGCCTGCGTCGGCGGCAAGGTTCGAAGCCAGGCTTCGAGTGCGGGTCTTGCCGCGAGGCGGACTACCGCATTGATGACGCCGAGCGGCACGGTGGCGGTCTGGTCGACCGCCAGCCAGTGGCTGCCTTCGCCCAGTGGCGTGTCTGCGGCGATTTGCAGCCGTTCGCGATGCCTGTCCAGCGGCCAGCAGCATTCGTCGACCGCACCGATCATTGCCTGGGCCAGGCGCCCGGACCCTGCGTCGGCCAGGGCGAGTTCCAGCGCCGCGCCGAGCGCGGAGTCGCGCCGCGACACGGTCAGGTTTGAACCATTGAGCCCAAGCGCGGCGGCAATCTGAAATCCGGCGACGTTGCTTGACACGTTGATGAAGGCGAACGGCATTGGCGCTTCGCCGAGGCGGTAAAGACCTTCGAGTACAGCGGCGGTATCAGCGACGTTGCCCGCACCGGTGGCGAGATAGAGCGCGCTACCGGCATCCAGTGGCGCGGCGAGCATGGCGGTCGCAAGGCGGGCGCCGAGCAGGGCGAGTTGGGTGAAGCGACTGCTGCGCCGTGGCGCTTTGAGGCCAAGTCCGGCATACAGCGGGTCGAGCGGCGTCGGCGCACCGCCGGCGGCCAGCGCAATGCCGCCGGCGGCCACGATACGCAAACCGGTCATGCCGCGCGCTCCACGACAAGCACGCTGTTGTTGCCCCCGAAGCCGAAATAGTTCAGCAGATACAGGCCGTGCGGTGCGGGTGCGGGTGTGGTCAGCGGCTGCGCGCCGAGTTCTGGATCGGGCGTGTTGAAGCCGACCGTGGCGGGCATGCGCCGGTCAGCGAGGGTGCGCATGAACAGCACGGTTTCGATCAGGCCGCAGGCGCCCAGCGTGTGGCCGAGTTGAGGTTTGATTGAGGTCAATGGCGGCAGGGTGCGGCCGAACACGCGGCGCAGACCGAGCGCCTCGGCCTGGTCGTTGCTCGGTGTGCCGGTGCCGTGCGCCTTGATGCCGCGTACCGCGTCGTGCGTGGCGCCGGCATCGGCCAGTGCTGCGTGCACCGTGGCGGCAATGTGTTCTGGCGTGGTGTAGGTGGTGCTGGTGGTATCGCAGGCAGTGGCGCCGCCGCGCAGGCGCAGCCCGTCCAGTGGGCCATGATCGCTGTCGCGGCCGAGGACGGCGGCGGCGACGGCTTCGCCGAGCACCAGTCCTTGTCGGTGCAGGTCGAAAGGACGTGTGGTTTTTTCAGCGTACAGCATCAGGGAATGGAAGCCGTAGCAGGACAGGCCGTTGTGGACTTCGCTGCCGATGACCAGCGCGTGATCGAGCGTGCCGGCACCGATCAGGCGCTGCGCGTAGAGCAGCGCGTTGGCAGCCGACGAGCAGGCGGTATTGAATGTGTAGGTCGGTCCCTTCAGACCGTGGCGTGCGGCGAGACGGGCAGCAAGATTGCCGTAGCCGGCTAGCGGCAGGGGATTGGCGCTCGCCTCGTTGGTGAGCGCATGCCGATAACGCGCTTCGGAAACGCTGATGTCCATCGAACTGCTGGCGAGAAAAATGCCCGTGCGGGCGCGTGCGGCCGGTGACAGGTCGGCGGTGTCGAGTGCCGCGGCAACCGCGCTGTCGAGCAGGTGATAAAGGCGTTCGCGGGGCGGCAGTTCGACGCCGACAATCGGCAGATAGGGCAGACGCAGGGGTGAGTGCAGCGCATCGAGTTCCAGCGTGACGAGCGGTTGATGGCCGGCCAGCAGCGCCGCGGCAGCGGTGTCGAGGTCATCGCCCAGGGCGCAGTGCAGACCGGTGCCGAGAATGGATGTGGCGTCATTCACTGCGCTTCGAGGTAGGCGGCCAGGGCGTCGATCGAGGTCAGGATGCGGCGCAGTTGCTTGGGATCCGCGATGCGGATGCCGTAGCGTTTTTGCAGCGCCATGGAGATCTGCAGGCCGTCGAGAGAGTCGAGGTCGAGCGCTGATTCAGGACCGAACAAGGGCGCGTCGTCGGGCAGTGCCGAGGGTTCGATATCGCGGTCGCACTCGTCGACGATCAGGCGTTTGAGTTCGAGTTTGAGAGTGTCGCGGTCGATTGTCATGGGTATTCGGGCGGCAGCGTCTGGCGGTCAGCGCAATGTCGGCAGTGTAACAAACTGCACCGGTCCAGCGATCTGCTGCCAGGAGCCTGTCGGACTTGGAAAGAATCGACTGCGGCGATGGGATAATGGGCCCACAACCCGCTCTTTTTCGTCGAATAGAACCACTCGTCCTGAAAAGAGCGGGAAACCGGGCTCCATTCCCCTCTCGCCTCGCTTCGATCCTCCAAGTCCGACAGGCTCCTAGCGATCGGCACGGCGCATCGAGGCGGCGGCGAGGAGCAGACAGATCAGGCCGAACAGCGTGAGTTTGCCGGCATCGGGCAGCACGGCTGTCCAGCTTTCGTCGCGCAGGATAATGTCGAGGAAACCGTTCAACGCCCAGGCCATCGGCGAGAAGCCGGCGACCTGCTGCATGAACGGTGTCATCACGGCCGTGGGTACCATCACGCCGCCGATGGCGCCGAGGGCAAGGTTGGCGACGCCGCCGAAAGTAGTGGCCTGGATGCTGGTGCGGGCGATGGCGGCGATCAGCAGGGCGAAACCGATGGCGGCGAAGCTGGTGGCCGAGCCAATCAGGAACAGGCCGAACGGCGCATGGCCAAGATTGAGAGTGTTGCCGCCGAGCAGCGGCACCACCCATACGCCGACCGCGAGCATTGCGAGCATCTGGCCGAGATTGATCAGGTAATACGGCGGCACCCGTGCGAGCATCACGGTCAGCGCGGGGATACCCAGCGAGCGCAGGCGCAGCAGGCTGCCCTGCTGGCGTTCGACGATCAGCGCAGTGGACAGCGGGATGACCACGAAGAACATGGCGAACACCAGCCAGGCCGGTACGCTCTGTTGCACGGCGTTGGGCATGCGCGCCTCGACGCCGTGGCCGGCGACAACTTCAGTCACGGGAATGTGCAGCATGCCGCCACTTGTGCCGGGCGGGCCACCGAGCAGTCGAGCGACCAGTTGCCGACCTTCCAGTGAGGCGAGCAGCGCGGTGACGCTGACGCGGAACAGCGCGCGCGCCTGCGGCAGCGCGGTGGGAGCGTAGTACAGCGTGACCAGGCCGGCGGTGTCCGGTTTGGCGTGGACATCGCCAATGCTGGATTCCACGCGGCGGCCGAAATCAGCGGGAATGAGCAGGCCGAACTGCGGGGTCCCGGCACGCAGGCGGCGCTGTAGTTCGGCAGCGGCGTCGGCGCCGGTGAGCAGCGTCGGGCGCAGTTTGCCGACGGCGCGCATCTGCGCGAGCAGGGTTTTGGCCAGCGGTCCGCCGTCGTGGTCGATCACCAGCACGCTTTGCAGCGTGTCGTTGTGCTCGGCGATGGGCGCGCGCAGCACCAGCGACATGATGCAGATGAAAATCGCCGGCATCAGGAACAGCACCAGCAGGCCGTGGCGGTCGCGGCCGAGTACGCGCAGTTCCTTGAGGACGAGAGCAAGCAGCGTGTCCATCAGTCCCTCAGTTCGCGGCGGGTCAGGTGCAGGAACAATGCTTCGAGCGTGGCGCAGCCGTAACGCGCACAGCGCAGGCGCACGCGGCTGCCGGTCAGCGTGTGCTCCAGCATGCGCAGTGCGTCGCCTGGATGCTGTGTGTCGATCCACAAACGTTGTGCGTCGACGAAGTGCGCGGCGCAGGCGGTTTCGATCCGCTGACGCAAAGCGCTGTCCGGTGCCGGGTCGAGGTCGGCGTGCAGGCTGTTGTTGGCTGTGCCGCTGAGCAGTTCGCCAATCTCTCCGGCGCAGAGAATACGGCCGTGGTCGATGATGGCGACTTGGCGGCAGAGTTGCTCGACTTCTTCCATGTAGTGCGAAGCGTAGATCAGCGTCATGCCTGCGGCGTTGAGTTGGCGCAGGGTGTCGAGGATGAAGTTGCGCGATTGGGGGTCGATGCCGACGGTGGGCTCGTCGAGCACCAGTACGCGCGGCTTGCCGAGCAGACCGATGGCCAGGTTGAGGCGCCGCTTGAGCCCGCCGGAGAGGTGTTCTGCCGGCTGGTCCATGTGCTGCTGGAGCTTGGTGGTGGCGGCGGCCCAGGCGATGCGCGACGTGCGTTCGGCACGCGGTACGCGCGTTGCGGCGGCGTAGAAATCCAGGTTCGCGCGCACGCTTAGCGTCGGATAAAAGGCCAGTTCCTGAGGCACCAGGGCGATATCGCTCGGGTCGCGTGTCGCGAGCGGGCGGTCGCCGATGCGTACGTCGCCGCTGTCCGCGGCAAGGATGCCGGTGAGGATGTGCAGCAGCGTGGTCTTGCCGGCGCCGTTCGGGCCGAGCAAGCCGAACAGCGCGCCGGCGGCAATATTCAGGTCGATGCCGTCAAGCGCCCGTTGCCGCGTGTTGCGGTAGGTCTTGCCGATGCCGGAGAGACGGATCATGAGGAGGCGGTGGGCAGATCGCGCGCGTCGACCGTGTGCGGGCGACGGCGCCACAGGCGGCTGAGCGCGACCGGCAGGCCGAGCGGGTTCATGCCGCGGCGCAGCAGTTGCCCGGCGACGTAGACCACGATGCGCCATGTGTCGTAATGGCGGTAGTGACTGGGGCGCTGGCCGGCGAAGTAGCGGGTATCAATGTCCAGATAGAGGAATGGTACGTTGCAGTGCGCGGCGCGGATCAGCAGGGCAGTCTCGAAGGTGAAGCCGTCGCGTCGCGGTGGAGCGGCCGGCAGCGGGTCGAGAAAGCGTGCCGGGTAGACACGAAAGCCGCTTTGCGAGTCGTGGATCAGGCGGCCGGCGGCCCAGCTGATCCAGAAGTCGGCGATCAGGTTGGCCATGCGGCGGATGCCGGGCGAAAGTTCGCGGCGGCGCGTGCGTGCGGCGATCAGCAGTGCGCCGGGGCGGCGGGCGTGCAGTGCCAGCAGGCGGGGGAGATCTTCGGGGCGGTGCTGACCGTCGCCGTCGAGTGTGACCACTGCGCCGGCGCCCTGAGCGAGTGCGTGCGCGAAGCCGGTGAGCAGGGTCTGGGCTTTGCCGGCGTTGCGTTCGTGACGCAGAAGGGTGACGCCGTCCAGGTCCGCAAGTGCGGCGGCGGTGCCGTCTTGCGAGCCGTCGTCGACCACGATCACGCAGTCGAGATGCGCACGCACACCGATGATCACTTCGCGGATAGTGGCTGCTTCGTTGTAGGCCGGGATGACGGCGCAGACGCCCGGACGCTTCGACACGCCGTCCACGCGACCCGATTGCAGCGCTGGGG
This genomic stretch from Acidihalobacter ferrooxydans harbors:
- a CDS encoding ABC transporter ATP-binding protein; the encoded protein is MIRLSGIGKTYRNTRQRALDGIDLNIAAGALFGLLGPNGAGKTTLLHILTGILAADSGDVRIGDRPLATRDPSDIALVPQELAFYPTLSVRANLDFYAAATRVPRAERTSRIAWAAATTKLQQHMDQPAEHLSGGLKRRLNLAIGLLGKPRVLVLDEPTVGIDPQSRNFILDTLRQLNAAGMTLIYASHYMEEVEQLCRQVAIIDHGRILCAGEIGELLSGTANNSLHADLDPAPDSALRQRIETACAAHFVDAQRLWIDTQHPGDALRMLEHTLTGSRVRLRCARYGCATLEALFLHLTRRELRD
- a CDS encoding glycosyltransferase family 2 protein, with protein sequence MSERAPALQSGRVDGVSKRPGVCAVIPAYNEAATIREVIIGVRAHLDCVIVVDDGSQDGTAAALADLDGVTLLRHERNAGKAQTLLTGFAHALAQGAGAVVTLDGDGQHRPEDLPRLLALHARRPGALLIAARTRRRELSPGIRRMANLIADFWISWAAGRLIHDSQSGFRVYPARFLDPLPAAPPRRDGFTFETALLIRAAHCNVPFLYLDIDTRYFAGQRPSHYRHYDTWRIVVYVAGQLLRRGMNPLGLPVALSRLWRRRPHTVDARDLPTASS
- a CDS encoding beta-ketoacyl synthase N-terminal-like domain-containing protein; its protein translation is MNDATSILGTGLHCALGDDLDTAAAALLAGHQPLVTLELDALHSPLRLPYLPIVGVELPPRERLYHLLDSAVAAALDTADLSPAARARTGIFLASSSMDISVSEARYRHALTNEASANPLPLAGYGNLAARLAARHGLKGPTYTFNTACSSAANALLYAQRLIGAGTLDHALVIGSEVHNGLSCYGFHSLMLYAEKTTRPFDLHRQGLVLGEAVAAAVLGRDSDHGPLDGLRLRGGATACDTTSTTYTTPEHIAATVHAALADAGATHDAVRGIKAHGTGTPSNDQAEALGLRRVFGRTLPPLTSIKPQLGHTLGACGLIETVLFMRTLADRRMPATVGFNTPDPELGAQPLTTPAPAPHGLYLLNYFGFGGNNSVLVVERAA
- a CDS encoding BtrH N-terminal domain-containing protein — translated: MQVEGYQHRHAGHCESGVMSALLSHQGLELSEPLAFGLSSALVFAHFPFVRVGGVPLTSYRMPPGHIIKGLERSLGVRITRRRYRDPARGMRELDELLDAGRPVGLQTSVYWLPYFPPDMRFHFNAHNLIIFGREGDDYLVSDPVVEHPQRIARADLEKARFVRGPFAPRGLIYFPTDVPQSVDLTHAVPRAIRRTLNINTRLPLPVVGLPAIRRMAKTLREMPRRHPDPRYQRLYVGSIVRMQEEIGTGGGGFRFIQGAFLQQAGHALGDERLHAAAEAMIAAGDQWRQFALRGARLVKAKQPTAQGFAELADELLACAEVERKAFEALRSTL
- a CDS encoding phosphopantetheine-binding protein, which translates into the protein MTIDRDTLKLELKRLIVDECDRDIEPSALPDDAPLFGPESALDLDSLDGLQISMALQKRYGIRIADPKQLRRILTSIDALAAYLEAQ
- a CDS encoding ABC transporter permease — protein: MDTLLALVLKELRVLGRDRHGLLVLFLMPAIFICIMSLVLRAPIAEHNDTLQSVLVIDHDGGPLAKTLLAQMRAVGKLRPTLLTGADAAAELQRRLRAGTPQFGLLIPADFGRRVESSIGDVHAKPDTAGLVTLYYAPTALPQARALFRVSVTALLASLEGRQLVARLLGGPPGTSGGMLHIPVTEVVAGHGVEARMPNAVQQSVPAWLVFAMFFVVIPLSTALIVERQQGSLLRLRSLGIPALTVMLARVPPYYLINLGQMLAMLAVGVWVVPLLGGNTLNLGHAPFGLFLIGSATSFAAIGFALLIAAIARTSIQATTFGGVANLALGAIGGVMVPTAVMTPFMQQVAGFSPMAWALNGFLDIILRDESWTAVLPDAGKLTLFGLICLLLAAASMRRADR